One window of the Streptomyces sp. TS71-3 genome contains the following:
- a CDS encoding beta-galactosidase, which yields MSTPEQTEASGRLPAHPAVPPRLARFYDKLRAPGYGGDYNPEQWGPQVHDEDIRLMREAGVSLVTLGIFGWARSEPVPGEYDFGWLDGHMDRLAGAGIAVSLATMTASPPPWLPERHPETLPVLQDGTTLYPGSRQHWCPSSPVYREHATRLVAELARHYADHPALALWHIGNEFGCHISRHCHCPVSTEAFRRWLRERYGTVDALNDAWSTDFWSQRYTGFEQILTPRTAPSFRNPIQQLDYQRFCSDELLACYLAEREVLDRITPGTPVTTNFVPVAKTLDLFSWAPHLDVVSYDSYPDPHDASAFQRTAFSYDVMRGLRGGQPWLLLEQAPSAVNWRRRNGRKPSGRMRLDSWQAVAHGADAVLFFQWRASRGGAEKFHSAMVPHGGPDTRIHREVAALGAELAGHADLLGSVPARAEVALLLDWPNWWALELDAHPADLDMLGTALAHHKPFHDASVATDVVPVTADLAPYKLLVVPNLYSVSTAAAARLAAYVHGGGTLVMSFFSGITDEHDRVHLGGYPAPFRELLGVRVEEFDPGADGSWAEVIHLEGAEAVESFDSGGPSVTRHSHGAGTAWYLGTRPRPAAMRELMDRVRAEAGVGPVLPDLPEGTYARTRVTADGTPVHVLLTEATGEVAVRRG from the coding sequence CATCCGGCTGATGCGGGAGGCCGGGGTCAGCCTCGTCACCCTGGGCATCTTCGGCTGGGCGCGGTCGGAACCCGTACCGGGGGAGTACGACTTCGGATGGCTCGACGGCCACATGGACCGGCTCGCCGGCGCCGGGATCGCGGTCAGCCTGGCCACCATGACCGCCTCGCCGCCGCCGTGGCTGCCCGAGCGGCACCCCGAGACGCTGCCGGTGCTCCAGGACGGCACCACGCTGTACCCGGGATCCCGCCAGCACTGGTGCCCGTCCAGCCCCGTCTACCGCGAGCACGCCACGCGCCTGGTGGCCGAGCTGGCCCGGCACTACGCGGACCATCCCGCGCTCGCCCTGTGGCACATCGGCAACGAGTTCGGCTGCCACATCTCCCGGCACTGCCACTGCCCGGTCTCCACCGAGGCGTTCCGCCGCTGGCTGCGCGAGCGGTACGGCACCGTCGACGCCCTCAACGATGCCTGGTCCACCGACTTCTGGTCGCAGCGGTACACCGGCTTCGAGCAGATCCTCACCCCGCGCACCGCCCCCTCCTTCCGCAACCCCATCCAGCAGCTCGACTACCAGCGGTTCTGCTCGGACGAGCTGCTGGCCTGCTACCTCGCCGAGCGTGAGGTGCTGGACCGGATCACCCCGGGGACGCCGGTCACCACCAACTTCGTGCCGGTCGCGAAGACCCTGGACCTGTTCTCCTGGGCCCCGCACCTGGACGTCGTCTCCTACGACTCGTATCCCGACCCGCACGATGCGTCCGCCTTCCAGCGCACGGCGTTCAGCTACGACGTGATGCGGGGCCTGCGCGGCGGCCAGCCCTGGCTGCTCCTGGAACAGGCCCCGAGCGCCGTCAACTGGCGGCGCCGCAACGGCCGCAAGCCGTCCGGGCGGATGCGGCTGGACAGCTGGCAGGCGGTGGCGCACGGCGCGGACGCGGTGCTGTTCTTCCAGTGGCGCGCCTCACGCGGCGGCGCGGAGAAGTTCCACTCGGCGATGGTGCCGCACGGCGGCCCCGACACCCGGATCCACCGGGAGGTCGCCGCGCTCGGCGCGGAGCTGGCGGGCCACGCCGACCTGCTGGGGTCCGTCCCGGCCCGTGCTGAGGTCGCGCTGCTGCTCGACTGGCCGAACTGGTGGGCGCTGGAACTCGACGCCCACCCCGCCGACCTCGACATGCTGGGCACCGCCCTCGCCCACCACAAGCCGTTCCACGACGCCTCCGTGGCCACGGACGTCGTCCCGGTGACCGCCGACCTCGCCCCGTACAAGCTGCTCGTGGTGCCGAACCTGTACTCGGTGAGCACGGCCGCCGCCGCTCGCCTGGCCGCGTACGTGCACGGCGGCGGCACCCTGGTGATGTCGTTCTTCTCGGGCATCACCGACGAGCACGACCGGGTGCACCTGGGCGGTTACCCGGCGCCGTTCCGCGAGCTGCTGGGCGTCCGTGTCGAGGAGTTCGATCCGGGCGCCGACGGCTCCTGGGCGGAGGTGATCCACCTGGAGGGCGCCGAGGCCGTCGAGTCCTTCGACTCCGGCGGCCCGTCGGTGACCCGGCACTCCCACGGCGCCGGAACCGCCTGGTACCTGGGCACCCGCCCGCGCCCGGCGGCGATGCGGGAGCTGATGGACCGGGTGCGCGCGGAGGCGGGCGTCGGCCCCGTGCTCCCGGACCTCCCCGAGGGCACCTACGCCCGCACCCGCGTCACCGCGGACGGCACCCCGGTCCACGTCCTGCTGACCGAGGCGACGGGGGAGGTGGCGGTGCGCCGGGGCTGA
- a CDS encoding serine protease: MPDVHDRGTRVPGYLGRVLAPSGPPAGTCFQTEPGVLVTAHHVLSDIGAGHEGAPVRVDPLAGGEAFEGTVTAVDAVHDLAVIRAERGLPSSVTGWARAEIQEPGTEVLVTGVPEVPDEHDYRHLDTRGTYEGGTLRDDEVPLARIRADAVFRGMSGAPVRRMRDDRVVGVLIARYNSADDWLRNSTWAARSEDLARLLAGTAPISLLPPSVRTHAQELARQEGMRYLTDDELPFVSPDAVHDAAPANVLARLETGPSPGRPGHEDAVRGVLLIGVAGAGKTRTCFEVAKLAEQRQWRVFHVEADARLSAEELGAVVAEQRERRVLLVFDYLDGYTALDLEGLSERLRDTRTEVACLASTRPGSVDAALRQHPGIELTRIELQQDEAYQDRVCQAIFDHVAGEDAELPDRPRLAQLCGNRPVIALLIAREIRARLQEGLDVSELSSLRNIDLLRWLTRRIQEDFGGEVDGEAGAAEMETLLLASSVAAAACPQDRVAVENVVDAYLDGRGGATRRRDGPGVVARLVKLGWLLDSRGRLDIVHDIVADQLLHRALMPDGFDLLGGTARELLTSFLHSARTFDRAAAHLRRWSADLGDDRDQLRETYRRWLRGNATRLGELLADDHEAGLQTLLGLLSAEPWRDPSAEAWDALVAPWLRGVAGGRPELVRVLLASSVRNTAHAVPARLAAEALAWAEGNGDWEDASPVFESLLRASGLPAEQAPACVAAALGRLADHGTAPSAAGVLAALLARDDLESGAAAEALVQALAWVLANPRLPRTFLVLSALLLRDDLSRRQRDRVVGDALSWLRSFGRLANHFPALMLRRLLLAPGLTTRLAGLVVRCSLDWLGHSGDKEDASHVLEALLKRQDLEREQVDAVASKALAWASAKGASNSVSFVLPPLLGRHDLGAEQSAAAVDAALAWLHGPATRSQSFVLAPLLNRTDLDERQIADALDRALAWLHVHHTDEFGQFVLTPLLDRPALPRDERHAAVDMAVAWLGLWGADERARFVLKALLQLRGFPGRAHDRILYLALAWLELHQPTLHAAFVLQALLDRRDIDEATRDAALHHAMAWLEIHLPAEQGSFVLQALVKRRDLDPGSTLDVVTAALGWLEKYLSTEHASFVLQALVKRRDLDADPALRVVTTALEWLSTHDTDPNARFVLAPLLAGLAPGADQVPRATDLAHTWLTANGTVIEAGFVLDPLLARHDLDRGARVRGVARALAWLETHGRAESAWRVLASLTACSESEADPKTAERDLIRIPAARGPGPAPSQGSRPAVPRPPTMGAGIVRHASGWLDRHGVDEHGRQVLAGLLRRTDIPPALLPELASAAVDRLDAVEGADYDLLCALLLRDDLDPEHRRRALDHAVAWSRDHRTGKGTARITRILLGHPGLDADRRAETVAGALEWLGEHGPGWPLVIPLLDVPDLGAGQAETAVDHALAALEAVDAPNEPADRVIRRLRTRPGLTGEQRERFAAVCGRLDGARDARGT; this comes from the coding sequence ATGCCGGACGTCCATGACCGGGGCACCCGGGTCCCCGGCTACCTCGGGCGAGTGCTGGCGCCGTCCGGGCCGCCGGCCGGGACCTGCTTCCAGACCGAGCCGGGCGTGCTCGTCACCGCCCACCACGTGCTCTCCGACATCGGAGCCGGGCACGAGGGCGCTCCGGTCCGCGTCGATCCGCTCGCGGGCGGCGAGGCCTTCGAGGGCACGGTGACGGCGGTCGACGCCGTGCACGACCTGGCGGTGATCAGAGCGGAGCGCGGCCTGCCCTCCTCGGTGACCGGCTGGGCGCGCGCGGAGATCCAGGAGCCCGGCACCGAGGTGCTGGTCACCGGCGTCCCCGAGGTCCCCGACGAGCACGACTACCGGCACCTCGACACCCGGGGCACGTACGAGGGCGGCACCCTGCGCGACGACGAGGTGCCGCTGGCCCGGATCAGGGCCGACGCGGTGTTCAGGGGCATGAGCGGGGCACCGGTCCGCCGGATGCGCGACGACCGCGTCGTGGGAGTGCTGATCGCGCGCTACAACAGCGCCGACGACTGGCTCCGGAACAGCACCTGGGCGGCCCGCAGCGAGGATCTCGCCAGGCTGCTGGCGGGGACCGCGCCGATCAGCCTGCTGCCCCCGTCGGTGCGCACGCACGCCCAGGAGCTCGCGCGCCAGGAGGGCATGCGGTACCTCACCGACGACGAGCTGCCGTTCGTGAGTCCCGACGCCGTCCACGACGCGGCGCCGGCGAATGTGCTCGCACGGCTGGAGACGGGCCCGTCACCCGGCCGGCCGGGGCACGAGGACGCCGTGCGCGGTGTCCTCCTCATCGGTGTGGCCGGGGCCGGCAAGACCCGGACCTGCTTCGAGGTGGCGAAGCTCGCCGAGCAGCGGCAGTGGCGGGTCTTCCACGTCGAGGCGGACGCCCGGCTCTCCGCCGAGGAACTCGGCGCCGTGGTCGCCGAGCAGCGGGAGCGCCGAGTCCTGCTCGTCTTCGACTACCTGGACGGCTACACCGCCCTGGACCTGGAGGGGCTCTCGGAGCGGCTGCGTGACACCAGGACCGAGGTGGCCTGCCTGGCATCCACCCGCCCCGGCTCGGTCGACGCCGCCCTCAGGCAGCACCCGGGCATCGAGCTGACGCGCATCGAACTCCAGCAGGACGAGGCGTACCAGGACCGGGTCTGCCAGGCGATCTTCGACCATGTGGCGGGCGAGGACGCGGAACTGCCGGATCGGCCGAGGCTCGCCCAGCTGTGCGGAAACCGCCCGGTGATCGCCCTGCTGATCGCCCGTGAGATCCGGGCGCGGCTCCAGGAGGGCCTGGACGTCTCGGAACTCTCCTCGCTGCGGAACATCGACCTGCTGCGCTGGCTGACCCGCCGCATCCAGGAGGACTTCGGCGGGGAGGTGGACGGGGAGGCGGGTGCGGCCGAGATGGAGACCCTGCTCCTGGCCTCCTCCGTCGCGGCGGCCGCCTGCCCCCAGGACCGGGTCGCGGTCGAGAACGTCGTGGACGCGTACCTCGACGGGCGCGGGGGCGCCACGCGCCGGCGGGACGGCCCCGGCGTGGTCGCCCGCCTGGTCAAGCTCGGCTGGCTGCTCGACTCGCGCGGCCGGCTCGACATCGTCCACGACATCGTCGCCGACCAGCTCCTGCACCGCGCTCTCATGCCCGACGGCTTCGACCTGCTCGGCGGCACGGCCAGGGAACTCCTGACGTCCTTCCTGCACAGCGCACGCACCTTCGACAGGGCCGCCGCGCACCTGCGCCGCTGGAGCGCCGACCTCGGCGACGACCGGGACCAGTTGCGCGAGACCTACCGGCGGTGGCTGAGGGGCAACGCCACCCGGCTCGGCGAACTGCTCGCCGACGACCACGAGGCCGGCCTCCAGACGCTCCTCGGCCTGCTGTCCGCCGAGCCCTGGCGGGACCCCAGCGCCGAGGCCTGGGACGCGCTCGTGGCCCCCTGGCTGCGCGGCGTGGCCGGCGGGCGACCCGAGCTCGTCCGGGTCCTGCTCGCCAGCTCCGTCCGCAACACCGCCCATGCCGTGCCGGCCAGGCTCGCCGCGGAGGCGCTGGCCTGGGCCGAGGGCAACGGCGACTGGGAGGATGCCTCCCCCGTCTTCGAGTCCCTGCTCCGGGCGAGTGGCCTGCCGGCCGAGCAGGCGCCGGCGTGCGTGGCGGCTGCTCTCGGCCGGCTGGCGGACCACGGCACGGCGCCCAGCGCGGCCGGTGTGCTGGCCGCGCTGCTGGCGAGGGACGACCTCGAATCCGGCGCGGCGGCCGAAGCCCTGGTCCAGGCGCTCGCCTGGGTCCTGGCGAACCCGCGGCTGCCGCGCACCTTCCTGGTGCTGAGCGCTCTCCTGCTCAGGGACGATCTGAGCCGCCGCCAGCGGGACCGCGTCGTCGGCGACGCCCTGTCCTGGCTGCGGTCCTTCGGCAGGCTCGCCAACCACTTCCCCGCGCTGATGCTGAGACGGCTGCTCCTCGCGCCCGGACTCACCACCCGGCTGGCCGGGCTGGTCGTGCGGTGCTCCCTCGACTGGTTGGGCCACAGCGGGGACAAGGAGGACGCCTCCCACGTTTTGGAAGCCCTTCTCAAACGCCAGGACCTGGAGCGGGAGCAGGTGGACGCGGTCGCCTCCAAGGCACTGGCCTGGGCCTCGGCCAAGGGAGCCTCCAACAGCGTCTCCTTCGTGCTCCCGCCGCTCCTCGGCCGCCACGACCTGGGAGCGGAGCAGTCCGCCGCGGCCGTCGACGCCGCGCTCGCCTGGCTCCACGGTCCCGCGACGAGGAGCCAGTCCTTCGTCCTCGCGCCCCTGCTGAACCGCACCGATCTCGACGAACGGCAGATCGCCGACGCCCTTGACCGGGCCCTCGCCTGGCTGCACGTCCACCACACCGACGAGTTCGGCCAGTTCGTCCTCACGCCCCTGCTGGACCGGCCGGCCCTCCCCCGCGACGAGCGGCATGCGGCGGTGGACATGGCGGTTGCCTGGCTGGGCCTGTGGGGCGCCGACGAGCGTGCCCGCTTCGTCCTCAAGGCGTTACTCCAGCTGCGGGGATTCCCCGGGCGGGCACACGACAGGATCCTGTATCTCGCCCTCGCCTGGCTCGAACTGCACCAGCCCACACTGCACGCGGCCTTCGTCCTCCAGGCGCTCCTCGACCGGCGCGACATCGACGAGGCGACGCGGGACGCCGCCCTGCACCACGCCATGGCCTGGCTGGAGATACACCTGCCCGCAGAGCAGGGCTCGTTCGTCCTGCAAGCACTCGTCAAACGCCGCGACCTCGATCCCGGCTCGACCCTGGACGTCGTCACCGCCGCCCTGGGCTGGCTGGAGAAGTACCTGTCCACGGAGCACGCCTCGTTCGTCCTCCAGGCGCTCGTCAAACGCCGCGACCTCGACGCCGACCCGGCCCTGCGCGTCGTCACCACCGCCCTGGAATGGCTGTCCACCCATGACACGGATCCGAACGCGCGCTTCGTGCTGGCACCGCTGCTCGCCGGCCTGGCTCCCGGAGCCGACCAGGTGCCCCGCGCCACCGATCTCGCCCATACCTGGCTCACGGCCAACGGCACGGTGATCGAGGCCGGTTTCGTCCTGGACCCGCTGCTGGCACGGCATGACCTGGACAGGGGCGCGCGGGTCCGCGGCGTGGCGCGCGCCCTCGCCTGGCTGGAGACCCACGGCCGTGCCGAGTCCGCCTGGAGGGTCCTCGCGTCCCTGACGGCCTGTTCGGAGTCCGAGGCGGATCCGAAGACGGCCGAGCGCGACCTGATACGGATCCCGGCCGCCCGAGGCCCGGGCCCCGCCCCCTCACAGGGCTCCCGGCCGGCCGTCCCGCGCCCGCCGACGATGGGGGCGGGCATCGTCAGACACGCGTCCGGATGGCTCGACAGGCACGGCGTCGACGAGCACGGCCGTCAGGTGCTGGCCGGCCTGCTCCGGCGCACCGACATCCCCCCGGCGCTGCTGCCCGAGCTCGCCTCCGCCGCGGTGGACCGGCTGGACGCCGTGGAAGGCGCCGACTACGACCTGCTCTGCGCGCTGCTGCTCCGCGACGACCTCGACCCGGAGCACCGGCGCCGCGCCCTCGACCACGCCGTCGCGTGGTCGAGGGACCACCGGACGGGCAAGGGCACCGCGAGGATCACCAGGATCCTGCTGGGGCACCCCGGTCTCGACGCCGACCGCAGGGCCGAGACCGTCGCCGGCGCTCTGGAGTGGCTCGGCGAGCACGGACCGGGCTGGCCCCTGGTGATCCCCCTGCTCGACGTGCCCGATCTCGGTGCCGGGCAGGCGGAGACGGCCGTCGACCACGCCCTGGCCGCTCTGGAGGCCGTCGACGCCCCCAACGAGCCGGCCGACCGGGTCATCCGGCGGCTCCGGACGCGGCCCGGCCTCACCGGCGAGCAGCGGGAGAGGTTCGCCGCGGTGTGCGGGCGCCTGGACGGCGCCCGCGACGCCCGCGGCACGTGA
- a CDS encoding CU044_2847 family protein translates to MRSGAHEERGTMVAVRAVPMRVGETEVLVETVQVTGTEQTSRVDEAVDGVREAFGRAQTAIVEVATSTVRMIEASGRKAARPDAVEVEFGLKFSAQGNVIVAGAAGEATLRVKLTYKGPGSGPRGGPDGTEQDSGTGADGQEPRRSPAGR, encoded by the coding sequence GTGCGCAGTGGCGCACACGAGGAGCGGGGGACGATGGTGGCGGTCCGCGCGGTACCCATGCGGGTGGGAGAGACCGAAGTGCTCGTGGAGACGGTCCAGGTGACCGGCACCGAGCAGACATCGCGCGTCGACGAGGCGGTCGACGGCGTGCGGGAGGCCTTCGGCAGGGCCCAGACGGCGATCGTGGAAGTGGCCACGTCCACCGTCCGGATGATCGAGGCGTCCGGCCGGAAGGCGGCGAGGCCGGACGCGGTGGAGGTGGAGTTCGGCCTCAAGTTCTCGGCGCAGGGCAACGTCATCGTGGCCGGCGCGGCAGGCGAGGCGACCCTGCGCGTGAAACTCACCTACAAGGGCCCCGGCTCGGGCCCGCGGGGCGGGCCGGACGGCACGGAGCAGGACTCCGGCACCGGTGCCGACGGCCAGGAGCCCCGCCGGTCGCCGGCGGGACGGTGA
- the recO gene encoding DNA repair protein RecO, with protein MSLYRDDGVVLRTQKLGEADRIISLLTRNHGRVRAVARGVRRTKSKFGARLEPFSHVDVQFFARGSDLVSRGLPLCTQSETIAPYGGGIVTDYARYTAGTAMLETAERFTDHEGEPAVQQYLLLVGGLRTLARGEHAPHLVLDAFLLRSLAVNGYAPSFGDCAKCGMAGPNRFFSIAAGGSVCVDCRVPGSIVPSAEALTLLGALLTGDWATADAAEPRHVREGSGMVSAYLHWHLERGLRSLRYVEKA; from the coding sequence ATGAGCCTCTACCGGGACGACGGCGTAGTGCTGCGGACGCAGAAGCTCGGCGAGGCCGACAGGATCATCTCGCTGCTGACACGGAACCACGGCCGCGTACGCGCCGTGGCACGCGGCGTACGCAGGACGAAGTCGAAGTTCGGCGCCCGCCTGGAACCGTTCTCGCACGTCGACGTGCAGTTCTTCGCCCGCGGCAGCGACCTGGTGAGCCGCGGCCTGCCGCTGTGCACGCAGAGCGAGACCATCGCCCCGTACGGCGGCGGCATCGTCACCGACTACGCCCGGTACACGGCGGGTACCGCCATGCTGGAGACCGCCGAGCGGTTCACCGACCACGAGGGCGAGCCCGCGGTCCAGCAGTACCTGCTGCTCGTCGGCGGCCTGCGCACCCTCGCCCGCGGCGAGCACGCCCCCCACCTCGTCCTCGACGCCTTCCTGCTGCGCTCCCTCGCCGTCAACGGCTACGCCCCCAGCTTCGGCGACTGCGCGAAGTGCGGCATGGCGGGCCCCAACCGGTTCTTCTCGATCGCCGCCGGCGGCTCCGTCTGCGTCGACTGCCGGGTGCCCGGCAGCATCGTCCCCTCGGCGGAGGCCCTCACCCTGCTCGGCGCCCTGCTGACCGGCGACTGGGCCACGGCGGACGCCGCCGAGCCCCGGCACGTCCGGGAGGGCAGCGGGATGGTCTCGGCCTACCTGCACTGGCATCTGGAACGCGGCCTGCGCTCACTACGCTATGTGGAGAAGGCGTAG
- a CDS encoding isoprenyl transferase: MAVRRGILGRSRRTYRTPEPHPSGARPPKIPGELVPQHVAVVMDGNGRWAKERGLPRTEGHKVGEGVVLDVLKGCLEMGVKNLSLYAFSTENWKRSPEEVRFLMNFNRDVIRRRRDEMDELGIRIRWVGRMPKMWKSVVQELQVAQEQTKGNDAMTLYFCVNYGGRAEIADAAQAIARDVAAGRLDPEKVSERTLKKYLYYPDMPDVDLFLRPSGEQRTSNYLIWQSSYAEMVFQDVLWPDFDRRDLWRACLEFASRDRRFGGAIPNEELLAMQGRQEEA; encoded by the coding sequence ATGGCAGTACGACGCGGCATCCTCGGCCGGTCCCGCCGCACCTATCGCACCCCCGAGCCGCACCCCTCGGGCGCGCGGCCGCCGAAGATCCCGGGCGAGCTGGTGCCCCAGCACGTGGCCGTCGTGATGGACGGCAACGGCCGCTGGGCCAAGGAGCGCGGCCTGCCGCGCACCGAGGGCCACAAGGTCGGCGAGGGCGTCGTGCTCGACGTGCTCAAGGGCTGCCTCGAAATGGGCGTGAAGAACCTCTCCCTGTACGCCTTCTCCACCGAGAACTGGAAGCGGTCCCCCGAGGAGGTCCGCTTCCTGATGAACTTCAACCGCGACGTGATCCGCCGCCGCCGCGACGAGATGGACGAGCTCGGCATCCGGATCCGCTGGGTCGGCCGGATGCCCAAGATGTGGAAGTCGGTCGTCCAGGAGCTCCAGGTCGCCCAGGAGCAGACCAAGGGCAACGACGCCATGACGCTGTACTTCTGCGTCAACTACGGCGGCCGTGCGGAGATCGCCGACGCCGCCCAGGCGATCGCCCGGGACGTCGCGGCGGGCCGCCTCGACCCGGAGAAGGTCAGCGAGCGCACGTTGAAGAAGTACCTCTACTACCCGGACATGCCGGACGTCGACCTCTTCCTGCGCCCCAGCGGCGAGCAGCGCACGTCGAACTACCTCATCTGGCAGAGCAGCTACGCGGAGATGGTCTTCCAGGACGTGCTGTGGCCGGACTTCGACCGGCGCGACCTGTGGCGCGCGTGCCTGGAGTTCGCCTCCCGCGACCGCCGCTTCGGTGGAGCCATCCCCAACGAGGAGCTGCTCGCGATGCAGGGCCGGCAGGAAGAGGCCTGA
- the acs gene encoding acetate--CoA ligase, which produces MSDETLSNLLRENRRFEPPAELAARANADAETVRAAREDRLAFWAAQAKRLAWAAPWTEVLDFSAAPFARWFVGGRLNVAYNCVDRHVAAGHGDRTAFHWEGEPGDRRTISYAELKDEVCRAANMLESLGVHEGDRVAIYMPMIPETVVAMLACARIGAPHTVVFGGFSADALRGRILDCDAHVVITADGGYRKGAPAALKPAVDEAVAACPDVRNVVVVRRTGQDVAFTEGRDLWWHDLMATRSDQHEPRAFDAEHPLYIMYTSGTTAKPKGILHTSGGYLTQAAWSHWAVFDLKPETDVFWTAADIGWVTGHSYIVYGPLANGATSVMYEGTPDTPHQGRWWEIIQRYGVTLLYCAPTAIRTFMKWGDEIPARYDLSSLRIMGSVGEPINPEAWMWYRRNIGGDRTPVVDTWWQTETGAHMLSPLPGVSSCKPGSALGPLPGIGAEVVDDQGNAVPNGSGGYLVLTEPWPAMLRTIWGDDDRYRETYWSRFPGKYFAGDGAKKDEDGDIWLLGRVDDVMNVSGHRISTTEVESALVSHPSVAEAAVVGAADPTTGQGIVAFVILRADGADGDGDDGIATTLRAHVAREIGPIARPRQIMVVPELPKTRSGKIMRRLLRDVAENRELGDVTTLTDSSVMDLIRTGLPSAPEE; this is translated from the coding sequence ATGAGCGACGAAACCCTCTCCAACCTGCTCAGGGAGAACCGGCGCTTCGAGCCGCCCGCGGAACTCGCCGCCCGGGCCAACGCCGACGCCGAGACGGTCCGGGCGGCCAGAGAAGACCGGCTGGCCTTCTGGGCGGCCCAGGCGAAGCGCCTAGCCTGGGCCGCTCCGTGGACCGAGGTGCTCGACTTCAGCGCCGCCCCGTTCGCCCGCTGGTTCGTCGGCGGGCGGCTCAACGTCGCGTACAACTGCGTGGACCGGCACGTCGCCGCCGGGCACGGGGACCGGACCGCGTTCCACTGGGAGGGCGAGCCGGGCGACCGGCGCACCATCAGCTACGCGGAGCTCAAGGACGAGGTCTGCCGGGCGGCCAACATGCTCGAATCGCTCGGGGTCCACGAGGGCGACCGGGTCGCCATCTACATGCCGATGATCCCCGAGACCGTCGTCGCCATGCTCGCCTGCGCCCGCATCGGCGCCCCGCACACGGTGGTCTTCGGCGGCTTCTCCGCCGACGCGCTGCGCGGCCGGATCCTCGACTGCGACGCGCACGTCGTCATCACCGCGGACGGCGGCTACCGCAAGGGCGCTCCCGCGGCGCTGAAGCCGGCCGTCGACGAGGCCGTCGCCGCCTGCCCCGACGTGCGCAACGTCGTCGTGGTGCGCAGGACCGGACAGGACGTCGCCTTCACCGAGGGCCGCGACCTGTGGTGGCACGACCTCATGGCCACCCGGTCCGACCAGCACGAGCCGCGCGCGTTCGACGCCGAGCACCCGCTGTACATCATGTACACCTCCGGGACGACCGCGAAGCCCAAGGGCATCCTGCACACCAGCGGCGGCTACCTCACCCAGGCGGCCTGGTCGCACTGGGCGGTCTTCGACCTCAAGCCGGAGACCGACGTCTTCTGGACGGCGGCCGACATCGGCTGGGTCACCGGCCACTCGTACATCGTCTACGGGCCACTGGCCAACGGCGCCACGTCCGTGATGTACGAGGGCACCCCCGACACCCCGCACCAGGGACGCTGGTGGGAGATCATCCAGCGGTACGGGGTGACGCTGCTCTACTGCGCCCCGACCGCGATCCGCACGTTCATGAAGTGGGGGGACGAGATCCCCGCCCGGTACGACCTGTCCTCGCTGCGGATCATGGGCTCGGTGGGCGAGCCGATCAACCCCGAGGCGTGGATGTGGTACCGGCGGAACATCGGCGGCGACCGGACACCGGTGGTGGACACCTGGTGGCAGACGGAGACCGGGGCCCACATGCTCAGCCCGCTGCCCGGGGTCAGCTCCTGCAAGCCGGGCTCGGCGCTGGGCCCGCTGCCGGGCATCGGCGCGGAGGTCGTCGACGACCAGGGCAACGCGGTTCCGAACGGCTCCGGCGGCTACCTGGTGCTCACCGAGCCCTGGCCGGCGATGCTGCGCACGATCTGGGGGGACGACGACCGCTACCGCGAGACGTACTGGTCGCGGTTCCCCGGGAAGTACTTCGCCGGGGACGGCGCGAAGAAGGACGAGGACGGCGACATCTGGCTGCTCGGCCGGGTGGACGACGTGATGAACGTCTCGGGGCACCGGATCTCCACCACCGAGGTGGAGTCGGCGCTCGTCTCGCACCCGTCGGTCGCCGAGGCGGCCGTGGTGGGGGCCGCTGACCCGACGACCGGGCAGGGCATCGTCGCCTTCGTGATCCTGCGCGCGGACGGCGCGGACGGCGACGGCGACGACGGGATCGCCACCACGCTGCGGGCGCACGTCGCGCGGGAGATCGGCCCCATCGCGCGGCCCCGGCAGATCATGGTCGTCCCCGAGCTGCCGAAGACCCGTTCCGGGAAGATCATGCGACGGCTGCTGAGGGATGTGGCGGAGAACCGCGAGCTGGGGGATGTGACGACGCTGACGGACAGCTCCGTCATGGACCTCATCCGCACGGGGCTGCCCTCGGCGCCCGAGGAGTAG